The DNA region AAGAGGAGgtgaaaatcattttttcattCATTCTTCAGGTTTCAATTTAAAGAGATAATCTATTTGCACGCACATGTTGTAACTTTGATACTTGTTGTGTATATAGggtatgagctcaaggagtaaGTCGAATCCACGTTCTATGTGCTCAACAAAGAAGCAGCATGGAACTGAGAGTTGTGTAAAGCAGGTCGATGGTGAAGTCCAGAAACTCAAGGCGCAAAAGGTAAACCCCATCTTTTGTCTTGTGGCAGATAATGTGAAGAAGATTTGACGTTTGTGAGTTGTGTCTACTCTTCAGGTTAAGTTGCAGTGCAAGATCAAGCTTGACTCTATGCAGTTCAGACTATCTAAAGCTTCCCTCGAGAAGGAAACTCTTCAGGTTAAGCCAAGATACACCCTTTCGTTGATTGAATAGTTCTATTTAGCCTCAGGTTTTTAGTTAATATCTTCTCTTCTAACAGCTCAAGAAGGAGCTAAGGAAGAGCGAGTTCGAGAAACATGTACTCTCAGCTTTGAACAGGCGCCAGAAGCAGGTATCTGCTCTGCTGATTCTTTATATTGCTGCGTATAGTTTTCAGCAGCAGTTTTGTCCCGAGTTCATGCTGATTCTTGATTTTCCAAATTCTTTTGATCagattttgcagctgaagaatACACAGGCTTTGACAGCCCTGAAGCGTTTAAAATTGCTTCTGCAACCGAAAAAGACCTTTTCCAAGAAAAATAATGGTCAGATAACAAGTGTCATTATTGCCTCTTtcttcctgttttttttttcattggcTAAACTGTTTAAGTATcttctttctatttttcttcCAGGTCTACCAAAAGGAACGAGCTCTACCATTCAGGCCGGGGTACCCACTGTATGATATGTGCTTTCAACTTTAGCTACTTATTGAATTTCATAAGTTGTCAATGTAAATGATTTCTTGTTCTGGTTGTGTAGGAGTCTAGCAATGAAGTTGTGCTGCTAGTGAAGTTGAACAAGATTCACTCTGGTTACGAACGGCAAATGAAAGAGTATGGTTTCAAAAGAAAGTTCATCAATGctaataaaatgttattttacttCTGTCGTCAGAAATGATAGTGTTCCTTACATTTTTGTTATCAGAATAGCTGAAGAGGTAAAAAAGTTCAGCCTAGAGGCAAGTGTGTTGAAGGCAGAGTTCGAGGGAGAGCAAAACTCATTGTAAGTTGTTTGATAGTTACTAAACTTTTGTTGTAGCCTCAAATTGTGTTCTTCTCTAAGGtgattttctttatatatatatagctctcCGTCATGTGACAATGGAGTCAACCAGACCCCTATAGACTCGGAACTAAAGGAGCTTAAAGAGGAATTTAGCAAACTAAGTACTCTAGTCAGCCAGATGGAAATGGCCAAACCTCAATTCAGTCAAACAGATAGAGTTCAGGTTATCATCAATTCTGAATTTAACATTTAATCTTTTATCCCTAAGTAACCAGTTCTGAGTTTTCAATTTTCTAACTTGTTCATCAGACCGGACCAGTTGAATACTCTGTTCCCAGTAAGGATAAAGATGAATCAAACTTAATACTCTCTCAGGAGAGAACTTCAGTCTATGGTACCAGTGATGAATCAAGAAGCATAGAGCCATCTCAAGTGAAAGAGTCTGGGGAAGCGCTCTCGTCTGAGGAAGCGCATAGCAAAAAAGAGCAGAGCAAAGCTGAGATGTGTTGCTCTTGCACCAAAAAATCTCTGTGCAAGACGAAAAGCTGCAAATGCAGAGCAAATGGAAGTGGGTGCGGTATCTCTTGTGGCTGCATAGCCTCCAAATGTAGCAACAGAGGAGAAAATGTAAGATCTGACAAAGGAATGCAAGCAGTTGTAGATGGTAAGAAGCCCGTTGACGACACCAAAGTTGCAAACAAACAACCATTGCGTGATATAGGGAATATACAAGTAAGcttcttgtttttcttctgATTTAGACCAGACCATCTTTACATCTTTTTTGTTATTAACTTTGAATTCTACAGGAAGCTGGGAAAGTTGGTAAGCTGAAAAAAGTGCAGAAGCCAGTTGCTaagaagaaatgaaaataactgATAAAGATAAAGCTTCAAGACTCCAGAGATGTGAGAGTTAGACAAAGTTAAGATTGCCAGAAGCTtgattggttttgttttgttttactgTCTATTTTTTCTTCAGAACTATCATATAGTAGTTCTACATTTGGATCTTGATCTCCATTGGTTAATAGTTGGCaacattaagaaaaaaatcaccaaaatatagtttaaacttattatccatatattttaaatttgatacaGTATGCAGCAAGAGATaaataactataataaaaaCAAGCCACAAGAAAATTGAACTGAGAAATAGAAAATGTgcttttttcttattaatttgaAACTCTTTGATCTTTTTGTTTATTGCATTGCTTTGTATACACGAGAGAATTGTGTCTATCTAAAGAAACAATACAAAGCTAGTAACTCATATAGACTTGCTTATATGATAGACATTGTGACAAACCaaagaaaactattttttatgcAATAAGCCTAAGGTTAAGTCTTCTTAACCAGATAGAGTGAAGCATCATATGCATCACGTCGTAGGGCTGAGCTGGACGGTTCAACACGAAATGCCGCTTGACTTCTAAGACTCTCTTATACATCTTCAAGTATCTAACAAGAGAGACACTCTCTAGAATCGTTTTGATCTCACTTATCCTAGAAACAGGGATTTGTATGGAAAAGGAGTCCCAATTAAGCACATCACTGAATGGTAATGAATAGTTATCCGATATGATCACAGGTACACAACCAGCGTATATAGCCTCGACCTCCCTTGGGCTAGCGACCTCCCAACCACTCGGGCATAGACAAAACTTGCTCATCCCCATTAGTGTTGTATAATCTTTACCCGGAGGAAGACGCTCATACACTTGTACTTGACTGTCCTTTTCTTTCCAATGTTGAAATAAGATTTTTCGGATATTACCGTGTGTTCTTCCCGCGAAAAATGCTAGTATAGATCGAACTCTCGGTGACTTCCCGAGGAAAGAGGGACCTAGTTTACCTTTAGGAAGAT from Raphanus sativus cultivar WK10039 chromosome 8, ASM80110v3, whole genome shotgun sequence includes:
- the LOC108820685 gene encoding kinesin-like protein KIN-4C isoform X2; the protein is MTKRNLRSKPSTVGEDAELLFQKKIRDLESLNESLKLDVEELKSKLAGVSVTSSSGGTLQSSRASNKSIATKEEGMSSRSKSNPRSMCSTKKQHGTESCVKQVDGEVQKLKAQKVKLQCKIKLDSMQFRLSKASLEKETLQLKKELRKSEFEKHVLSALNRRQKQILQLKNTQALTALKRLKLLLQPKKTFSKKNNGLPKGTSSTIQAGESSNEVVLLVKLNKIHSGYERQMKEIAEEVKKFSLEASVLKAEFEGEQNSFSPSCDNGVNQTPIDSELKELKEEFSKLSTLVSQMEMAKPQFSQTDRVQTGPVEYSVPSKDKDESNLILSQERTSVYGTSDESRSIEPSQVKESGEALSSEEAHSKKEQSKAEMCCSCTKKSLCKTKSCKCRANGSGCGISCGCIASKCSNRGENVRSDKGMQAVVDGKKPVDDTKVANKQPLRDIGNIQEAGKVGKLKKVQKPVAKKK
- the LOC108820685 gene encoding kinesin-like protein KIN-4C isoform X1, with the protein product MTKRNLRSKPSTVGEDAELLFQKKIRDLESLNESLKLDVEELKSKLAGVSVTSSSGGTLQSSRASNKSIATKEEGMSSRSKSNPRSMCSTKKQHGTESCVKQVDGEVQKLKAQKVKLQCKIKLDSMQFRLSKASLEKETLQLKKELRKSEFEKHVLSALNRRQKQILQLKNTQALTALKRLKLLLQPKKTFSKKNNGLPKGTSSTIQAGVPTESSNEVVLLVKLNKIHSGYERQMKEIAEEVKKFSLEASVLKAEFEGEQNSFSPSCDNGVNQTPIDSELKELKEEFSKLSTLVSQMEMAKPQFSQTDRVQTGPVEYSVPSKDKDESNLILSQERTSVYGTSDESRSIEPSQVKESGEALSSEEAHSKKEQSKAEMCCSCTKKSLCKTKSCKCRANGSGCGISCGCIASKCSNRGENVRSDKGMQAVVDGKKPVDDTKVANKQPLRDIGNIQEAGKVGKLKKVQKPVAKKK